A genomic stretch from Desulfurococcaceae archaeon MEX13E-LK6-19 includes:
- a CDS encoding 50S ribosomal protein L3: MGHRKHSAPRHGSLGVRPRKRAADIVPRVRSWPEVVSEQPLLLGFAAYKAGMTHAIVIDDRPDSYTSGKEIFMPLTVLETPPMIVLAVRGYRYDTTYGYRTIGEVWRSPIEALENIANKFATSPFIKKEPKDIVRGYLKGLRKRLPSLVKPDEASEYKYKFLEKNWEQQLEKLFSEKVDDVRVILSTVPIISGVGKKKPELIEVKIGGGKDISERIEYAKKILGTYITVFDVFKPGQFVDVIGVTKGKGFQGVIKRFGVKELPRWHKHRKGSRKIGSRSPGFGTVSTTPQPGQMGFHRRTEYNKRIIMMGENGIEVTPAGGFIGYGIVKTHYIALQGSVIGPRKRLIVLRHPIRAPAWTPESTPKIVYLSLTSKQGV; this comes from the coding sequence ATGGGCCATCGAAAACATAGTGCGCCAAGGCATGGTAGCTTAGGGGTTAGGCCCAGGAAAAGAGCAGCTGATATAGTCCCTAGAGTACGCTCATGGCCTGAGGTGGTGTCAGAACAGCCGTTACTGCTTGGTTTTGCTGCCTACAAAGCCGGTATGACGCACGCGATAGTTATCGATGATAGGCCGGATAGCTATACCTCTGGTAAAGAAATATTCATGCCTTTGACAGTACTAGAAACACCGCCTATGATAGTATTAGCTGTTAGAGGATATCGCTACGATACAACCTACGGTTATAGAACCATAGGAGAGGTTTGGAGGAGCCCTATAGAGGCTTTAGAAAATATCGCCAACAAGTTTGCTACCAGTCCATTTATCAAGAAGGAGCCCAAGGATATAGTTAGAGGATATCTAAAAGGCTTAAGAAAGAGATTGCCGAGTCTAGTCAAGCCTGATGAAGCTTCTGAGTACAAGTACAAATTCCTCGAGAAGAACTGGGAGCAACAATTAGAGAAACTTTTCTCGGAGAAAGTAGACGATGTACGTGTGATCCTGTCAACAGTTCCAATAATATCTGGTGTTGGTAAAAAGAAGCCAGAACTAATAGAGGTAAAGATTGGTGGTGGAAAAGATATTAGTGAAAGAATCGAGTATGCGAAAAAGATCCTGGGGACCTACATTACTGTATTTGATGTATTCAAGCCAGGGCAATTTGTTGATGTGATAGGTGTAACAAAAGGTAAAGGGTTCCAAGGCGTCATAAAGAGATTTGGAGTTAAAGAATTACCTAGATGGCATAAACACAGGAAAGGAAGCAGGAAAATTGGTAGCAGAAGCCCTGGCTTCGGTACTGTAAGCACAACTCCACAGCCAGGTCAAATGGGGTTCCATAGGAGGACTGAATACAATAAACGAATTATAATGATGGGTGAAAACGGCATAGAAGTCACACCCGCCGGAGGATTCATAGGTTACGGTATTGTGAAAACACACTATATTGCTCTACAAGGCTCAGTCATAGGGCCGAGAAAGAGACTGATCGTATTAAGACATCCAATAAGAGCTCCAGCATGGACACCTGAATCTACTCCGAAAATAGTCTACCTAAGTCTCACAAGTAAACAAGGAGTCTAA
- a CDS encoding 50S ribosomal protein L4, which yields MVWSIVIPVSISKVKANVYNGYGDVVKEIELPPVFGIPIRKDLIRRAFLSAFTARLQPKGRDPLAGKRTTARSWGVGHGIARVPRLPNGRAAFISFARGGHRAFPPRPDRRIHEEINKKEMALAIASALAATANIEFVKARGHVFSVDKLPVVIENSVEDNVVRTKDAKALLQKLGLWEDVERAHERIRIRAGKGKMRGRRYVEPKSILFVISDKDKPIRKAVENLPGVDVVTPKLLSILHLAPGGVPGRLTVFSEKALEEIARKYEVITL from the coding sequence ATGGTCTGGTCTATTGTTATACCCGTGTCTATAAGTAAAGTAAAAGCAAACGTGTATAATGGTTATGGTGATGTAGTAAAAGAAATAGAGCTCCCACCAGTGTTTGGCATACCAATACGCAAGGATTTGATCAGAAGGGCATTCTTATCGGCATTTACAGCAAGACTACAACCCAAGGGTAGAGACCCGCTTGCTGGTAAAAGAACTACGGCAAGAAGCTGGGGTGTGGGTCACGGTATAGCTCGTGTTCCAAGGCTCCCTAATGGTAGGGCTGCATTTATATCATTTGCTCGTGGAGGACATAGAGCGTTTCCACCTAGACCTGATAGAAGAATCCATGAGGAGATTAATAAGAAAGAAATGGCGCTAGCTATAGCGTCAGCACTAGCTGCTACAGCTAATATAGAATTCGTTAAAGCTAGAGGTCACGTGTTTTCTGTAGATAAACTACCGGTGGTAATAGAAAACAGTGTTGAAGATAATGTTGTTAGAACAAAAGACGCAAAAGCACTACTACAAAAACTAGGTTTATGGGAAGACGTTGAGAGAGCTCATGAGAGGATTAGAATAAGGGCAGGTAAGGGAAAAATGAGAGGAAGAAGATATGTTGAGCCAAAGAGTATACTATTTGTGATATCAGATAAAGACAAGCCTATAAGGAAAGCAGTGGAGAATCTGCCAGGAGTCGACGTGGTTACACCTAAATTGCTAAGTATACTCCATCTAGCTCCCGGCGGCGTCCCTGGAAGACTGACTGTGTTCTCTGAAAAAGCACTTGAGGAAATTGCAAGAAAATATGAGGTGATAACACTTTGA
- a CDS encoding 50S ribosomal protein L23 → MTDIYKVLIRPLHTEKALTLIEKENTLVFIVDRKATKQDIKRAVETIFNVKVEKVRTLITPRGEKKAYVKLAPEYRASEIATHLGLI, encoded by the coding sequence TTGACAGACATCTACAAGGTTTTAATAAGGCCTCTCCATACAGAGAAAGCACTCACGCTTATAGAGAAAGAGAACACGCTAGTATTCATAGTTGACAGGAAAGCCACCAAGCAGGATATAAAGAGAGCTGTTGAAACGATATTTAATGTAAAAGTAGAAAAAGTAAGAACATTAATAACACCGCGTGGCGAGAAAAAAGCCTATGTCAAGCTCGCACCTGAGTATAGGGCATCTGAAATAGCAACACATCTCGGTCTAATCTAG